The proteins below come from a single bacterium genomic window:
- a CDS encoding flotillin family protein, with translation MIIFFSILGVSVFGILLAAISRYKRCPSDRVLVIYGRTGRDKHGEARAAKCIHGGAAFVWPLFQGYQFLDLTPIAIDIDLRSALSKQNIRINIPSVFTVGISTDDGVMQNAAERLLGLPHNLVKTIAEDIIFGQLRLTIAMMDIEEINSDRDKFLLNVSDNVETELKKVGLRLINVNIKDITDESGYIEALGQEAAAHAINEAKKKVAEKTRDGSIGQANAEREQRIQVAAANATAVEGENRSAVDIANSAAERRVKEAEAERLSTAAEKVASANALAEAYEAEQAAEKRRADRDRATQYANTVVAAQIAKERVEIQAEAEAERLRREAKGRGDATYAEMEGRARGMYEQLAKQAEGLKEYVNAAGGDANKAVMLMIAQQMPEIAKIQVEAIKNLEFDKIVVWDSGGGDGKSSTANFVSGLLKVVPQFQDLFQMVGMSLPEYFGKRANGETGEQVEKVDFTMPERK, from the coding sequence ATGATCATTTTCTTCTCGATTCTTGGCGTCTCGGTTTTCGGAATCCTTCTCGCGGCGATCTCGCGCTACAAGCGATGTCCGTCGGATCGAGTGCTCGTCATCTACGGGCGCACGGGGCGCGACAAGCACGGCGAGGCGCGCGCGGCCAAGTGCATCCACGGCGGCGCGGCGTTCGTTTGGCCGCTTTTTCAGGGCTACCAGTTCCTCGATCTGACGCCGATCGCGATCGACATCGACCTGCGTTCCGCGCTGTCCAAACAGAACATCCGCATCAACATCCCCTCCGTGTTCACGGTCGGCATCTCGACGGATGACGGCGTGATGCAAAACGCGGCCGAGCGCCTGCTTGGCCTTCCGCACAACCTCGTCAAGACGATCGCGGAGGACATCATCTTCGGCCAGCTTCGCCTGACGATCGCGATGATGGACATTGAGGAGATCAACTCCGACCGCGACAAGTTTCTGCTGAACGTTTCCGACAACGTCGAGACGGAGCTCAAGAAGGTCGGCCTGCGTCTCATCAACGTGAACATCAAGGACATCACGGACGAGTCGGGCTACATCGAAGCGCTCGGACAGGAAGCGGCGGCGCATGCGATCAACGAGGCGAAAAAGAAGGTCGCCGAAAAGACGCGCGACGGCTCCATCGGCCAGGCCAACGCCGAGCGCGAGCAGCGCATCCAGGTCGCGGCGGCGAACGCGACGGCGGTGGAGGGCGAAAACCGGTCCGCGGTGGATATCGCCAACAGCGCGGCCGAACGGCGAGTGAAGGAGGCGGAGGCCGAGCGCCTTTCGACCGCGGCGGAGAAGGTCGCGAGTGCGAATGCGTTGGCGGAAGCGTACGAGGCCGAGCAGGCGGCGGAGAAACGGCGCGCGGATCGTGACCGGGCGACGCAATACGCGAACACGGTCGTCGCGGCGCAAATCGCCAAGGAGCGGGTGGAGATTCAGGCGGAGGCGGAGGCCGAGCGCCTGCGCCGCGAGGCCAAGGGCCGCGGCGACGCGACGTACGCGGAGATGGAAGGCCGTGCGCGCGGCATGTACGAGCAGCTCGCCAAACAGGCCGAGGGCCTGAAGGAATACGTCAACGCGGCGGGCGGCGACGCGAACAAGGCGGTGATGCTGATGATTGCGCAGCAGATGCCGGAGATCGCGAAGATTCAGGTGGAGGCGATCAAAAACCTGGAGTTCGACAAGATCGTCGTGTGGGATTCGGGCGGCGGCGATGGCAAATCGTCCACCGCGAATTTCGTCTCCGGCCTGCTGAAAGTCGTCCCGCAGTTCCAGGATCTGTTCCAGATGGTCGGCATGAGCCTGCCGGAGTATTTCGGCAAACGCGCGAACGGGGAGACGGGCGAGCAGGTGGAGAAGGTGGATTTCACGATGCCCGAGAGGAAGTAG
- the mtnP gene encoding S-methyl-5'-thioadenosine phosphorylase, with translation MTKVKIGVIGGSGLYEMDGLTNIAERAVETPYGTPSDALISGTLGGVPMVFLPRHGRGHRIGPSDINFRANIHALKQAGVTHIISVSACGSLREEIVPGQLVMIDQFFDRTKSRPSTFFTGGIVAHAPFADPIDNDLRKLLVAAAGELGIDHRDGGTYVCMEGPAFSTRAESHFYRQIGADVIGMTNLTEAKLAREAAIPYATIALATDYDCWRTSEADVDIQEILAVMAANVANAKRIIAAVAPRVTPETGAWVAESMKFAIVTAKEAIPEDTKARLAPIVGDYFEF, from the coding sequence GTGACCAAGGTAAAGATCGGCGTTATCGGCGGCAGCGGCCTGTATGAGATGGACGGGCTGACGAATATCGCGGAGCGGGCGGTCGAAACGCCCTACGGCACGCCATCGGATGCCCTCATCAGCGGAACGCTCGGCGGCGTGCCGATGGTGTTCCTGCCACGGCACGGGCGCGGCCATCGCATCGGGCCGTCGGACATCAATTTCCGCGCGAACATCCACGCGTTAAAGCAGGCCGGCGTGACGCACATCATCAGCGTGTCGGCGTGCGGATCGCTGCGCGAGGAAATCGTGCCGGGGCAGCTTGTCATGATCGACCAGTTTTTCGATCGCACGAAAAGCCGGCCGTCGACATTTTTCACCGGCGGCATCGTCGCGCACGCGCCGTTTGCCGATCCGATCGACAACGATCTGCGCAAACTCCTCGTCGCGGCGGCCGGCGAGCTTGGCATCGACCACCGCGACGGCGGGACGTACGTGTGCATGGAAGGGCCGGCGTTTTCGACGCGCGCGGAGAGCCACTTCTATCGTCAGATCGGCGCGGACGTCATCGGCATGACGAACCTCACCGAGGCGAAACTCGCGCGCGAGGCGGCGATTCCGTACGCCACCATCGCGCTCGCGACCGACTACGACTGCTGGCGCACGAGCGAGGCGGACGTGGATATCCAAGAGATCCTCGCGGTGATGGCGGCGAACGTCGCGAACGCCAAGCGGATCATCGCCGCCGTCGCGCCGCGCGTGACGCCCGAGACCGGCGCGTGGGTGGCGGAGTCGATGAAGTTCGCAATCGTGACGGCGAAAGAGGCGATTCCGGAAGACACGAAGGCGAGGCTCGCGCCGATCGTCGGGGACTATTTCGAATTCTGA
- the gyrA gene encoding DNA gyrase subunit A: protein MSVIVGRALPDVRDGLKPVHRRILFTMYDNGIHYNRPYVKSARVVGDVMGKLHPHGDAAIYETLVRMAQPFSMRYMVVDGQGNFGSVDGDPPAAMRYTEARLARVADEVLSDIGKETVDWRPSYDEKQLEPVVLPAAVPMLLMNGSEGIAVGMATKVPPHNIRELLDGLIALAKDPSLGLRELMVHIPGPDFPTGGFIYGRHGIHEAYMTGRGRVLMRARMDTEENEKTGRLSIVITEIPYQVNKTRLIEEIADGVRNKRIEGISDLRDESDKDGMRIVIELKREAVPSVVTNQLYKMTSCSTTFGVNMLALVGGRPRTLGLRDILTEFLAFRREVVTRRCIFEKRQAEERIHILNGLIIALDHIDAIISIIRGSQTQDQARERMIASYELSLVQAQAILDMRLARLTGLERQKIEEEQAQLAETIARLAAILADENLLTQVIIDEFEKLRERYGDARRTEILDEEGEFAVEDLIADEDMVVTVTHQGYIKRNSLDQYRAQGRGGKGVIGMEPKEGDFVEQLYVASMHQYFLVFTSHGKLYWLKVFQIPPGARAARGRPIVNLLTLTGMDEKVVTVLPVREFAEGQYVVMITRRGIVKKTDLMAFSNVRQAGIIALSIDDGDDLVFAGLTDGKHDIMIATREGQSIRFDENDVRPMGRNARGVRGINLAAGDEVVAATVVEDNRSVLTVCERGYGKRTALEEYRRQSRGGRGIITIRTTERNGKVVAVRQADDGEQLIMITELGKIIRLRVDTLRIIGRSTQGVRLFDLAASDRVVAVSPLPEGDDEDLEATEEATPEVTSAADVEPVDEPEDDEPAPDDDDATPDDDEATPDDDAGNEGNGTPDDEG from the coding sequence ATGAGCGTCATCGTAGGGCGCGCGCTGCCGGACGTGCGCGACGGTTTGAAGCCCGTGCACCGGCGAATCCTTTTCACGATGTACGACAACGGAATCCACTACAACCGGCCTTACGTGAAAAGCGCGCGCGTGGTCGGCGACGTGATGGGCAAGCTCCATCCGCACGGCGACGCGGCGATCTACGAAACGCTCGTGCGCATGGCGCAGCCGTTTTCCATGCGTTACATGGTCGTCGACGGGCAGGGCAACTTCGGCTCGGTGGACGGCGATCCGCCCGCCGCGATGCGTTATACGGAGGCGCGCCTGGCGCGCGTCGCCGACGAGGTGCTCTCGGACATCGGCAAGGAGACGGTCGACTGGCGGCCGAGCTACGACGAGAAGCAACTCGAGCCGGTCGTCCTGCCCGCCGCGGTGCCGATGCTTCTCATGAACGGCTCGGAGGGCATCGCCGTCGGCATGGCGACAAAGGTGCCGCCGCACAACATCCGCGAATTGCTCGACGGCCTCATCGCGCTCGCGAAGGATCCGTCGCTTGGCCTTCGCGAGTTGATGGTGCACATCCCCGGCCCGGATTTTCCGACGGGCGGTTTCATCTACGGCCGGCACGGGATCCATGAAGCCTACATGACCGGGCGCGGCCGCGTGCTGATGCGCGCGCGCATGGACACGGAGGAGAACGAAAAGACGGGCCGCCTGTCCATCGTCATCACGGAAATCCCCTACCAGGTGAACAAGACGCGGCTCATCGAGGAGATCGCGGACGGCGTCCGGAACAAACGCATCGAAGGCATCTCCGACCTGCGCGACGAGTCCGACAAGGACGGCATGCGCATCGTCATCGAGCTCAAGCGCGAGGCGGTGCCGTCGGTCGTGACCAATCAGCTCTACAAGATGACGAGCTGCTCCACGACGTTCGGCGTCAACATGCTCGCGCTTGTCGGCGGGCGCCCGCGCACGCTGGGGTTGCGCGACATCCTCACGGAGTTCCTCGCCTTCCGCCGCGAGGTGGTGACACGTCGCTGCATCTTCGAAAAGCGCCAGGCCGAGGAGCGTATCCACATCCTGAACGGGCTCATCATCGCGCTTGATCACATCGACGCGATCATCTCCATCATCCGCGGCTCGCAGACGCAGGACCAGGCGCGCGAACGGATGATCGCCTCCTACGAGCTTTCGCTGGTTCAGGCGCAGGCGATTCTCGACATGCGCCTGGCGCGCCTGACGGGCCTGGAGCGCCAGAAGATCGAGGAGGAGCAAGCGCAACTGGCCGAAACGATCGCGCGGCTCGCGGCGATTCTCGCGGACGAAAATCTGCTGACGCAGGTCATCATCGACGAGTTCGAGAAGCTGCGCGAACGTTACGGCGACGCGCGGCGCACGGAGATCCTGGACGAGGAAGGCGAGTTCGCGGTCGAGGATTTGATCGCGGACGAGGACATGGTCGTCACCGTCACGCATCAGGGTTACATCAAACGCAATTCGCTCGATCAGTATCGCGCGCAGGGCCGCGGCGGCAAGGGCGTCATCGGCATGGAACCGAAGGAAGGCGACTTCGTCGAGCAACTCTACGTCGCGTCGATGCACCAGTATTTCCTCGTCTTCACGAGCCACGGAAAACTCTACTGGCTGAAGGTCTTCCAGATCCCGCCGGGCGCGCGCGCGGCACGGGGACGGCCGATCGTCAACCTGCTCACGCTGACCGGTATGGATGAAAAGGTCGTCACGGTGCTCCCCGTGCGCGAGTTCGCCGAGGGCCAATACGTCGTCATGATCACGCGGCGCGGCATCGTGAAGAAAACGGACCTGATGGCGTTTTCCAACGTGCGCCAGGCCGGCATCATCGCGTTGTCGATCGACGACGGCGACGATCTTGTCTTCGCGGGGCTCACCGACGGGAAGCACGACATCATGATCGCCACGCGCGAGGGACAGTCGATCCGCTTCGACGAAAACGACGTGCGCCCGATGGGCCGCAACGCCCGCGGCGTGCGCGGCATCAACCTGGCCGCGGGCGACGAGGTCGTCGCGGCGACGGTCGTCGAGGACAATCGCTCCGTGCTGACCGTGTGCGAGCGCGGATACGGCAAACGCACCGCGCTCGAGGAATACCGCCGGCAGTCGCGCGGCGGGCGCGGCATCATCACGATCCGCACAACCGAGCGGAACGGCAAGGTCGTCGCGGTGCGTCAGGCGGATGACGGCGAACAGCTCATCATGATCACGGAGCTCGGCAAGATCATCCGCCTGCGCGTGGACACGCTGCGCATCATCGGCCGCTCCACGCAAGGCGTGCGCCTGTTCGATCTTGCCGCAAGCGATCGCGTGGTCGCGGTCAGCCCGCTACCCGAGGGCGACGACGAAGATCTCGAGGCGACCGAGGAGGCGACGCCGGAGGTGACGAGCGCGGCGGATGTCGAGCCGGTCGACGAGCCGGAAGACGACGAACCCGCGCCAGACGACGACGACGCGACGCCGGATGATGACGAGGCCACGCCGGACGATGACGCCGGGAATGAGGGCAACGGCACGCCGGATGACGAGGGGTAG
- the lptD gene encoding LPS assembly protein LptD, which produces MPDRTDDNPRRRALAAAVVCLLIGLSSSPAFAQEESGAAPPPEHVSEGAQVDRGTSAVPAAFGDIFESDEPVVLSADRIDYDSASDTYRASGHVRATQGDNVIEADRVLIDMVEQTASAEGNVVIGNADGELRAPAVHLNFRTRRGVIVDGSVVVHAGDSVYRFRGRRVEKIGEDRYFIAEGWYTTCDCDEDEADWHVEADEIDVTLDGYALVRRARLYMGGAPVAYIPFGVLPAKITRQTGFLSPEFGWSSDDGWHLGIPFFWAIDEHVDATLYSDYYEKRGLKEGVEYRYALAPQTRGVFDLDYIDDFKFGDRRWALGFEHYQNVWRRLYLRAGVNTVSDNQYVVDFPRDINARYDRFLRSDVILNNLEKNTSANLDFRTFDSLDEEDNSYTWQVLPEVLYDVMPMQIGSLPLALRARVAAASFHREKVSPDERAREAELGHERPYYFMTAGRRLEIAPEILAPIQFDRYAFLLPSFTLRETVYELPDRQENEDELPARHLYEVRTDLFTRTERAFPVVGPVVKGWKHQIEPGVRYSYIPPVDQETLPVFDGADRVFPENLVTYYVSNRLWLRYLRPGARMYETAKLLDLRLSHAFDMREAQREDIPEGEERRPLGPVRAELESLYALGRFVNKAVVRSGVDYNLYDDQFTSLRVLGALGTVNDDELAVEYRYAIADPELPPEDPSSVDDARRIASGAASDLVAIDNLTGIARYAFFEWMSLSYLARYSFIDEDFIERIYGVEFHSLQDCWNLIFQIERRTIPERETIYRVSLDLTGLVAAATSF; this is translated from the coding sequence GTGCCGGATCGAACCGACGATAACCCGCGCCGCCGCGCCCTGGCCGCGGCGGTCGTTTGTTTATTGATCGGCCTTTCTTCGTCGCCCGCCTTCGCGCAAGAAGAATCCGGCGCCGCACCGCCGCCGGAACACGTCTCCGAAGGTGCCCAGGTCGATCGCGGCACGTCCGCCGTGCCCGCCGCGTTCGGCGACATTTTCGAATCGGACGAGCCGGTCGTATTGTCCGCGGATCGCATCGACTACGACAGCGCCTCCGACACCTATCGCGCCTCGGGACACGTCCGCGCCACGCAGGGCGACAACGTCATCGAGGCCGACCGCGTGCTCATCGACATGGTCGAACAGACGGCGTCCGCCGAGGGCAACGTCGTCATCGGCAACGCGGACGGCGAGTTGCGCGCGCCGGCGGTGCACCTGAATTTTCGCACAAGACGCGGCGTCATCGTGGACGGTTCGGTCGTCGTGCACGCGGGCGATTCGGTATACAGGTTCCGGGGCCGGCGCGTAGAAAAGATCGGCGAGGATCGCTACTTCATCGCCGAGGGCTGGTACACCACCTGCGATTGCGACGAGGACGAGGCCGACTGGCACGTCGAGGCCGACGAGATCGACGTGACGCTCGACGGCTACGCGCTCGTGCGCCGCGCGCGGCTGTACATGGGCGGCGCGCCGGTGGCGTATATTCCATTTGGCGTGCTGCCCGCGAAGATCACGCGGCAGACCGGCTTCCTTTCGCCCGAGTTCGGGTGGTCGTCCGACGACGGTTGGCACCTCGGCATCCCGTTTTTCTGGGCGATCGACGAACACGTCGACGCGACGCTCTACTCCGACTACTACGAAAAGCGCGGCCTGAAGGAGGGCGTGGAATATCGCTACGCGCTCGCGCCGCAAACGCGCGGCGTATTCGATCTGGATTACATCGACGACTTCAAGTTCGGCGACCGTCGCTGGGCGCTAGGATTCGAGCATTATCAAAACGTGTGGCGGCGCCTGTACTTGCGCGCGGGCGTCAACACGGTTTCCGACAATCAGTACGTCGTCGATTTCCCGCGCGACATCAACGCGCGCTACGACCGCTTCCTGCGCTCGGACGTCATTCTCAACAACCTCGAAAAAAACACGAGCGCGAACCTCGACTTTCGCACCTTCGACAGCCTGGACGAGGAAGACAACAGCTACACGTGGCAGGTGCTGCCCGAGGTTCTCTACGACGTCATGCCGATGCAGATCGGCTCGCTGCCGCTGGCGCTTCGCGCGCGCGTGGCCGCCGCGAGTTTCCACCGCGAAAAAGTCTCGCCCGACGAGCGCGCCCGCGAGGCGGAACTTGGCCACGAGCGCCCCTACTATTTCATGACCGCGGGGCGGCGCCTGGAGATCGCGCCGGAAATCCTCGCGCCGATCCAATTCGATCGCTACGCGTTCCTTTTGCCGTCGTTCACGCTGCGCGAAACGGTGTACGAGTTGCCCGACCGCCAGGAGAACGAGGACGAGCTGCCCGCGCGTCATCTCTACGAGGTACGCACGGACCTATTCACGCGTACCGAGCGCGCCTTCCCCGTCGTCGGCCCGGTCGTGAAGGGCTGGAAGCACCAGATCGAGCCGGGCGTGCGTTATTCGTATATCCCCCCGGTCGATCAGGAGACGCTGCCCGTGTTCGATGGCGCCGACCGCGTTTTTCCGGAAAATCTCGTGACCTACTACGTCTCCAATCGCCTGTGGCTGCGCTACCTGCGCCCGGGCGCGCGCATGTACGAGACGGCCAAGCTCCTGGACCTTCGCCTCTCGCACGCGTTCGACATGCGCGAAGCGCAGCGCGAGGATATCCCGGAGGGCGAAGAGCGCCGCCCGCTCGGCCCGGTGCGCGCGGAACTCGAATCGCTCTACGCCCTGGGCCGCTTCGTCAACAAGGCGGTCGTGCGTTCGGGGGTGGACTACAACCTGTACGACGATCAGTTCACGTCGTTGCGCGTGCTCGGCGCTCTTGGCACCGTCAACGACGACGAGCTTGCGGTGGAGTACCGCTACGCGATCGCGGACCCGGAACTGCCGCCGGAGGATCCGTCATCGGTGGACGACGCGCGCCGCATCGCAAGTGGCGCGGCGTCGGACCTTGTCGCCATCGACAACCTCACCGGCATCGCGCGCTACGCCTTCTTCGAATGGATGTCGCTCTCGTACCTGGCGCGCTACAGTTTCATCGACGAAGACTTCATCGAACGCATCTACGGCGTCGAATTCCACAGCCTGCAAGACTGCTGGAACCTGATCTTCCAGATCGAACGCCGCACGATCCCCGAGCGCGAGACGATCTACCGCGTGTCGCTGGATTTGACCGGACTGGTCGCGGCCGCGACGTCGTTTTGA
- a CDS encoding bifunctional folylpolyglutamate synthase/dihydrofolate synthase, whose product MQMNRLDMAGGPKRKMAKTGRRLAGYREAMQRIQDLQSFGMKLGLTNIRRLLARLGNPQEKFGVILVAGTNGKGIVSASLAAILRESGHKTGLFTSPHLIRFTERMRVDGQEISQRDLVRHSERIWRELDALQGGADTAGQIPITFFEFTTALGCLHFAETGCEVAVMEVGMGGRLDATNSLDPVLSVVTAIDYDHEKHLGKSLEEIAREKAGIFREGVPAIALGGAPEVLESLRRVAGRVGAPLTIVDESPKIHPDHRTFDLSWYGTWLWGLRSPLPGKHQIMNSSLAAVACLELRDAGFRISNDAVRRGLARVRWPGRFEIVARAPFVVLDGAHNPSAVRALADTLEVENVPKPLIPVVAIMSDKDVDGILDQVRRMSDTVVLTCLTHERSLDATDLGHRARGKFAHIHVIPDPVQALSLARSLSGSNGTIVVTGSLYLVGQVRELILGPDA is encoded by the coding sequence ATGCAAATGAACCGACTGGACATGGCCGGCGGGCCGAAACGGAAGATGGCAAAGACCGGCCGCCGGCTCGCCGGGTACCGAGAGGCGATGCAGCGCATCCAGGATCTGCAGTCGTTCGGGATGAAGCTCGGGCTGACGAACATCCGACGCCTTCTCGCGCGCCTTGGAAACCCGCAGGAAAAGTTCGGCGTCATCCTCGTCGCCGGAACCAACGGCAAGGGCATCGTCTCGGCGAGCCTCGCCGCGATCCTGCGCGAAAGCGGGCACAAGACGGGCTTGTTCACCTCACCCCACCTCATCCGCTTCACCGAGCGCATGCGCGTCGACGGCCAGGAAATCAGCCAGCGCGACCTCGTCCGCCATTCGGAGCGCATCTGGCGCGAGCTCGACGCCCTCCAGGGCGGCGCGGACACCGCGGGACAGATTCCCATCACCTTTTTCGAGTTCACCACCGCGCTTGGTTGTCTGCATTTCGCGGAAACCGGATGCGAGGTCGCGGTGATGGAAGTGGGCATGGGCGGCCGCCTGGACGCGACCAACTCGCTTGACCCGGTTCTGTCCGTCGTGACCGCCATCGACTACGACCACGAAAAGCACCTCGGCAAGTCGCTCGAGGAGATCGCCCGCGAAAAGGCCGGCATCTTCCGCGAGGGCGTTCCCGCCATCGCGCTCGGCGGCGCGCCCGAAGTCCTGGAATCGCTGCGCCGCGTGGCCGGCCGCGTCGGCGCGCCGCTGACGATCGTCGACGAGTCGCCGAAGATCCACCCGGACCACCGCACCTTCGACCTGTCCTGGTACGGCACGTGGCTGTGGGGACTGCGTTCGCCCTTGCCCGGCAAGCATCAGATCATGAATTCGTCGCTTGCCGCCGTCGCCTGCCTCGAGCTTCGCGACGCGGGATTCCGCATCTCCAACGACGCCGTGCGCCGGGGTCTCGCACGCGTACGCTGGCCGGGGCGCTTCGAGATCGTCGCGCGCGCCCCGTTTGTCGTGCTCGACGGCGCGCACAACCCGTCCGCGGTCCGGGCGCTGGCCGATACCCTCGAAGTCGAAAATGTGCCCAAGCCGCTCATCCCCGTCGTGGCGATCATGTCGGACAAGGACGTCGACGGCATCCTCGACCAGGTTCGGCGCATGTCGGATACCGTCGTGCTGACCTGCCTGACGCACGAGCGCTCGCTCGACGCGACCGATCTCGGTCACCGCGCGCGCGGCAAGTTCGCGCACATTCACGTGATCCCCGATCCCGTTCAGGCGCTCTCGCTGGCGCGCAGCCTCTCCGGGAGCAACGGCACGATCGTCGTCACCGGTTCGCTGTATCTTGTCGGACAGGTCCGCGAGTTGATCCTCGGACCGGACGCCTGA
- a CDS encoding O-methyltransferase has product MHRAAMYDERIDEYLNRFLPGRHPVVAQMEAYAKEHQFPIIGPHVGRLLTMFAQSIHAHTVFEMGSGFGYSAFWFALGMPEDGRLILTDGSEKNRELCYEFSRRLGIEDMLDYRVGDAVEILRGEEGPFDIIYNDIDKLGYPAAYRETHDRLRTGGLFITDNVLWHGAVADENPDENTRAIQEFNRLCFEDERFFSTILPVRDGLMVAMKREPGALTL; this is encoded by the coding sequence ATGCACCGCGCCGCGATGTACGACGAGAGGATCGACGAGTACCTGAACCGCTTCCTGCCCGGCCGCCATCCGGTCGTCGCCCAGATGGAGGCGTACGCGAAAGAGCACCAGTTCCCCATCATCGGCCCGCACGTCGGGCGCCTTCTGACGATGTTCGCGCAGTCGATTCACGCGCACACCGTGTTCGAGATGGGCTCGGGCTTTGGCTACTCCGCGTTCTGGTTCGCGCTCGGCATGCCGGAGGACGGGCGTCTGATTCTGACCGACGGCTCCGAGAAAAATCGCGAACTTTGCTACGAGTTCTCGCGGCGCCTCGGCATCGAGGACATGCTCGACTACCGCGTCGGCGACGCGGTCGAAATCCTGCGCGGCGAGGAAGGACCGTTTGACATCATCTACAACGACATCGACAAGCTCGGCTATCCGGCCGCGTACCGCGAAACGCACGACCGCCTGCGCACCGGCGGGCTTTTCATCACCGACAACGTGCTTTGGCACGGCGCGGTCGCCGACGAAAACCCGGACGAAAACACGCGCGCGATTCAGGAATTCAACAGACTGTGTTTCGAGGACGAACGCTTTTTCTCGACCATCCTGCCCGTCCGCGACGGCCTGATGGTGGCGATGAAACGCGAACCGGGGGCGCTTACGCTTTAG